The Lachnospiraceae bacterium KM106-2 nucleotide sequence TAGGACAGGATCTCTTTCTGTCGAAACATGATATTACAGATTTTAAAATCAGTTGTACTCTGATAAGCATGAGATGTATTTGCATTGATGACAAATACATCTCCTTTTTTTATTGAGAATTCTTCACAGTCAACCACATGAGTAGCCTGTCCCGAGAGTACTATCACTAATTCGGAAAAGTCTTTATGAGTATGTAAAGTAAGATCTTCTTCATGTTTTCCATATTGAATAAAGAATGGAAAATCTTCATTTTGTGTAAACGTATGTAAGGAAAATTCGAACATGATATCACTCCTTTCTAGAAAAAACAATTATGTCCGTATTGTATAGTTTTATGGCAAAAAAATTGTCGGAAAACATTTAAATTCATTCTATAGTTAGAGTAACAAAAGTAAATTGGAAATGCAAGTTACTAGTAACTAAGTGAATGGAGGAGAACTATGAAATATAAGAATCCCGTATTAAGAGGAATGTACCCAGATCCTAGCGTATGTAAGGCAGGAGATAAGTATTATATGGTATGTAGTACCTTTCACCTTTTCCCAGGTGTGCCTCTCTTTGAGAGTGAGGATATGATAAATTGGAGACAAATCGGACATTGCTTGACAAGAAAGAGTCAGCTTAATTTGGATGGAGCTCTAAGTTCAGGCGGAATCTTTGCTCCAACGATCCGATACCAGGATGGAAGATTCTATATGGTTACGACAAATGAATCGAACCAAAAGAATTTCTATGTTACGACAGATAATATTTACGGAGAATGGTCTGAGCCAATCTTTGTGGATCAGGATGGAATTGATCCTTCCCTTTATTTCGAAGATGGACATGCTTATTTCATGAGTACAAGAGGAGATGACAAGGGAATCTCTTGTATCTGTATGTGTGAAATTGATATCGCTTCCGGTGCAAAGAAGAGCGATACCAAGATCTTATGGTATGGATCAGGTGGAAGATATATAGAGTCTCCTCATTTATACAAGTTTGGATCTTACTACTACTTAGTGGTAGCCGAAGGCGGTACGGAATATGGTCATATGGTGACTTACGCAAGAAGTGAATCTATGTGGGGACCATTTGAGGAATATCCACACAATCCAGTTTTAACAAATCGTAACTTAGGTGGTTATGCATTACAAGGAGCAGGTCATGGCGATATCGTAGAGGATGTCCATGGAAATTGGTGGTTTATGCATTTAGCATTCCGACAAGTAGATAAGTGGCTTCCTTATCATCATCTTGGAAGAGAGAGCTGTTTAGAGCCATTAACTTGGAAGGAAGATGGCTGGTTCACCATGGGAACCGAGGGAACTGCAAGATTAGAAGTGGAAGCAAGTGACTCGGTATCTTTTAAAGAGCAGGAACTTAGCTATCATAAGACATTCTCAAACCTGGATTGGAAGAAAGATTGGTGTTATTTAAGAAATCCTGAGTTTGATAATTATCAGATGGAGAAGGATTCTCTTTCATTAAGAGGAACGAAGGTTTCTCTATTTGATATCGATTCTCCAACG carries:
- a CDS encoding beta-xylosidase, with amino-acid sequence MKYKNPVLRGMYPDPSVCKAGDKYYMVCSTFHLFPGVPLFESEDMINWRQIGHCLTRKSQLNLDGALSSGGIFAPTIRYQDGRFYMVTTNESNQKNFYVTTDNIYGEWSEPIFVDQDGIDPSLYFEDGHAYFMSTRGDDKGISCICMCEIDIASGAKKSDTKILWYGSGGRYIESPHLYKFGSYYYLVVAEGGTEYGHMVTYARSESMWGPFEEYPHNPVLTNRNLGGYALQGAGHGDIVEDVHGNWWFMHLAFRQVDKWLPYHHLGRESCLEPLTWKEDGWFTMGTEGTARLEVEASDSVSFKEQELSYHKTFSNLDWKKDWCYLRNPEFDNYQMEKDSLSLRGTKVSLFDIDSPTFLGIRQDEFDMELSCKVEAADQEAGITVYMDEKHHYDLAVEGDAVFLRYTIGCVSKEMKAVTNKGLGTTLKIKADALGYYFYMVEDEEEIFMGKADTRYVSTEVASGFTGVILGLYAVDPKEKGQWATFKEFQLSHVE